A stretch of the Anaerobaca lacustris genome encodes the following:
- a CDS encoding tRNA-dihydrouridine synthase family protein: MENRLILAPMGGMLRPSVRLTYRRLGAAMTCIGVIDARAVARAESDELINILGRREVTYEEERPVSVQLIGANVDEVAAAANRIQRFASVIDLNCSGPLQRLIDQGYGAADLLRDPAFIKEMVHAVVERTRLPITVKIRIGMEGPDVDVVGIAQNCQEAGAAAIAVHARFVRQMYFGPAHWEWIKTVKENVDIPVVGNGAVHSAFDAQAMLERTGCDFVMIGTGAFINPLIFLQTNELLETGHCPTISNTRTLLRFFREYFASARRMESRGLVRFLRSSCKNFLKVRSFMQGIQSGRVTLK, from the coding sequence TTGGAAAACAGGCTCATTCTGGCGCCGATGGGGGGCATGTTGCGGCCTTCGGTCCGTTTGACCTATCGGCGGCTCGGCGCCGCGATGACGTGCATCGGCGTCATCGACGCCCGAGCCGTAGCCAGAGCCGAAAGCGATGAACTGATCAATATCTTAGGCAGGCGCGAAGTCACATATGAGGAGGAACGGCCGGTCAGCGTCCAGCTCATCGGCGCCAACGTTGACGAAGTCGCCGCTGCCGCCAATCGGATACAACGATTCGCCAGCGTGATTGACCTGAATTGCAGCGGCCCTCTCCAACGCCTGATCGACCAGGGCTATGGAGCAGCCGATCTGCTGCGCGATCCGGCTTTCATCAAGGAGATGGTCCACGCAGTCGTCGAGAGAACTCGCCTTCCCATCACTGTGAAGATCCGGATCGGCATGGAGGGCCCCGATGTGGACGTCGTGGGCATCGCGCAGAATTGCCAGGAGGCCGGGGCCGCCGCCATAGCGGTACATGCCCGTTTCGTTCGGCAGATGTACTTCGGACCCGCACACTGGGAGTGGATCAAGACCGTCAAAGAAAATGTGGATATCCCCGTCGTCGGCAACGGCGCCGTGCACTCGGCTTTCGATGCGCAAGCCATGCTCGAACGGACGGGGTGCGACTTCGTCATGATCGGCACGGGCGCATTCATCAATCCGCTGATCTTCCTTCAAACCAACGAGCTTCTGGAGACGGGCCACTGCCCAACGATCAGTAACACGCGAACGTTGCTGCGATTCTTCCGGGAGTACTTTGCCTCCGCCAGGAGGATGGAATCCAGGGGACTCGTGAGATTTCTGCGAAGCTCCTGTAAGAACTTTCTCAAGGTCCGGTCGTTCATGCAGGGAATTCAAAGCGGCCGTGTCACACTCAAGTAG
- a CDS encoding radical SAM protein, which yields MADREEGWIVRLPEAVRDVSYRIRLLLGKGPKVRMLYLEVTHRCNARCITCYTGAGKEKDDALTFEEQKSVVQQARQLGARTVSVSGSGEPLLCPHLFDLIDFVRLQNMQVVMFTNGTTVDRACAERLIHNNVITYFKLFSLDPGTFDRMMGKANAYEWVSHSYPYGDSSKNVCLPSGLKCLLDAQEAAGTKGLVRVESLITRLNRATLPDVARLCRDLDLTLHLETPVFAGRAIENYADIALHSDEYENLYHELVAILGQEYFSELRAHPCPVERNPTVWTNGDIGLCSSRPAHVGNVRQASLKSLFHRALMQKRKEDRHLTPSSGEGRYFRTCPARQYYQLQHGIPCDY from the coding sequence ATGGCCGATCGTGAAGAGGGATGGATCGTCCGGCTGCCAGAAGCCGTACGCGACGTATCGTACCGAATCAGGCTCCTGCTCGGCAAGGGCCCCAAGGTGCGCATGCTGTATCTCGAAGTGACGCATCGCTGCAATGCCCGTTGCATCACCTGTTACACGGGTGCGGGAAAGGAGAAAGACGATGCGCTCACGTTCGAGGAACAGAAATCGGTGGTCCAGCAGGCCAGGCAGCTCGGCGCCCGCACCGTATCGGTGAGCGGCAGCGGTGAGCCGCTGCTATGTCCTCACCTCTTCGATCTGATCGATTTCGTCCGTCTGCAGAACATGCAAGTGGTCATGTTCACCAACGGCACGACGGTTGACCGAGCTTGTGCCGAGCGACTGATTCACAACAACGTGATCACCTACTTCAAGTTGTTCAGTCTCGATCCGGGTACGTTCGACCGGATGATGGGCAAGGCGAACGCCTATGAGTGGGTCTCGCACTCGTACCCGTACGGCGATTCCAGCAAGAACGTCTGCCTGCCCAGCGGTCTGAAGTGCCTGCTCGACGCCCAGGAGGCCGCCGGGACCAAGGGCCTGGTCAGGGTCGAGTCGCTGATCACCAGGCTGAACCGCGCCACGCTGCCGGACGTGGCGCGGCTCTGCAGAGACTTGGACTTGACTCTGCACCTGGAAACCCCTGTCTTTGCGGGGCGTGCGATCGAGAACTATGCGGACATTGCTCTGCACAGCGATGAATACGAGAACCTCTACCACGAACTCGTGGCCATCTTGGGACAGGAGTATTTCAGCGAGCTTCGAGCCCATCCGTGTCCGGTGGAGCGCAATCCGACGGTCTGGACGAACGGCGACATCGGGCTTTGCAGCAGTCGACCGGCCCATGTCGGGAATGTGCGGCAAGCCTCTCTCAAGAGCTTGTTCCACAGGGCGCTAATGCAGAAACGCAAAGAAGATCGTCACCTCACTCCATCCAGCGGTGAAGGGCGATATTTTCGCACGTGTCCCGCGCGACAGTACTACCAACTGCAGCACGGGATCCCATGCGACTACTGA
- a CDS encoding sugar-transfer associated ATP-grasp domain-containing protein, translating into MRKLLRRLHRKSHRFGEIVVFWRRANPLWHWKSVSAFRRALRVCKRDRFEPAEAFRLGLFRPPPAHDGPSPYVSRKRLTKAQEALNPPGWAPLLKNKDLFYRYSAALGIPVPQLYAVIQGSAPDWSSVGRAIGTRDDWKTFFERHLPTEFAVKPAIGAYGKGFNVYRKMDGGYVDASHTRLEFSDLYDALVSAGHDRYVIQERLQSHSELIRLSGTEALQTVRMITLVDSAGDAHILHAHLKVIEAEEIVDTLIDGLTGNVEAPVDLESGRLKSANRIPDTGTGVVTIEVHPKTRIPFAEFALPFWPQARDLVRQTSQHFLPLRTIGWDVALTPAGPVIVEGNVWWDPPNQHHALQAILGAIRELCP; encoded by the coding sequence TTGCGAAAGCTATTACGCCGGCTTCATCGAAAATCGCATCGGTTCGGCGAGATTGTGGTTTTCTGGCGTCGGGCGAATCCACTGTGGCACTGGAAGTCCGTCTCGGCGTTTCGGCGCGCCTTGCGCGTCTGCAAGAGAGACCGATTCGAGCCCGCCGAGGCGTTTCGCCTGGGCCTGTTCCGTCCGCCCCCGGCCCACGATGGGCCGTCACCCTATGTCAGCCGTAAACGCTTGACGAAAGCCCAGGAAGCCCTGAATCCTCCCGGCTGGGCACCCCTGCTGAAGAACAAGGACCTGTTCTATCGATACAGCGCTGCTCTGGGCATACCTGTCCCGCAATTGTACGCAGTCATTCAAGGATCCGCACCAGATTGGTCTTCTGTGGGCCGCGCGATCGGGACACGAGATGACTGGAAGACCTTCTTCGAACGCCACCTGCCGACCGAATTCGCCGTCAAACCAGCGATCGGGGCCTACGGAAAAGGGTTCAATGTCTACCGAAAGATGGACGGCGGCTACGTCGATGCCTCCCATACTCGTCTGGAGTTCAGCGACTTATACGATGCGCTCGTTTCGGCGGGCCATGACCGATACGTGATCCAGGAGCGCCTTCAGAGCCATTCGGAACTGATACGCCTCAGTGGGACCGAGGCATTGCAGACCGTCCGAATGATTACCCTCGTGGACAGCGCCGGGGATGCACACATCCTGCACGCCCATTTGAAGGTCATCGAGGCCGAGGAAATCGTCGACACCCTGATCGACGGCCTGACCGGCAACGTCGAGGCACCGGTAGACCTGGAGTCCGGCCGCCTGAAATCCGCCAATCGAATTCCAGACACAGGCACCGGCGTTGTCACGATCGAGGTCCACCCCAAGACGAGGATTCCATTCGCTGAGTTTGCACTGCCGTTCTGGCCACAGGCGCGGGATTTGGTGCGGCAGACCTCACAGCACTTCTTACCTTTGCGAACCATCGGCTGGGACGTCGCTCTGACTCCGGCCGGTCCGGTGATCGTCGAGGGAAACGTCTGGTGGGACCCGCCCAACCAGCATCATGCCCTGCAAGCCATTCTGGGGGCTATCCGCGAGCTTTGTCCGTGA
- a CDS encoding Gfo/Idh/MocA family protein, which translates to MSGRSIDRRTFLKTTAAGALAFPTVVRSSALGGSGYVAPSERVTMGFIGVGGMGTSNMRAFLAQPDVQVLAVCDPVKASDQYGHWYKRGWNGAWFGREPAAKIVENDYASKDGSGRYKGCAAYVDFRELIARDDIDAVCITTPDHWHAICAIEAAVAGKDIYCEKPMSLTVAEGRAMAEAVRRYNVVFQTGTQRRSSQTYRFICELIRNGRIGKLQKALVAIGPNNKQAPPSDWAAMPVPDWLDYEMWLGPAPWAPYHKDRCLYTFRFLEDYSGGQTTNLGAHGIDVVQWANGTDETGPVEVEDLGAEFPSDGLFTTATKVNFRARYANGAELVCRTQKDEIYRFEGTEGWIQVPVYSDEITCHPESLKTTVIGPDEIHLYVSNDHHRNFVDCIKTRGQTAAPVEVGHRSVTICHLGNIAMKLKGKFQWDPASERFTDSQQANALLSKAMRGPWRL; encoded by the coding sequence ATGAGTGGCAGGAGCATCGATCGACGAACATTCCTCAAGACGACGGCTGCCGGTGCGCTGGCCTTTCCGACGGTGGTTCGATCTTCCGCGCTTGGCGGGAGCGGTTACGTCGCACCGAGCGAGCGGGTGACGATGGGGTTCATCGGCGTCGGCGGCATGGGCACCAGCAATATGCGGGCCTTTCTGGCCCAGCCTGACGTGCAGGTGCTGGCGGTCTGCGATCCCGTCAAGGCCAGCGACCAGTACGGGCATTGGTATAAGAGGGGCTGGAACGGCGCCTGGTTCGGGCGCGAGCCGGCCGCCAAGATCGTCGAAAACGATTATGCCAGCAAGGACGGTTCGGGCCGGTACAAAGGGTGTGCCGCCTATGTGGATTTCCGCGAGCTGATCGCCCGGGACGACATCGACGCGGTGTGCATCACGACGCCCGATCACTGGCATGCCATCTGCGCCATCGAGGCCGCGGTGGCAGGCAAGGATATCTACTGCGAGAAGCCCATGAGCCTGACCGTCGCCGAAGGACGGGCCATGGCCGAGGCCGTACGGCGATACAACGTGGTCTTCCAGACGGGCACGCAGCGCCGGTCGAGCCAGACATACCGCTTCATCTGCGAGCTGATCCGCAACGGGCGGATCGGCAAGCTCCAGAAGGCCCTGGTCGCGATCGGCCCGAACAACAAGCAGGCCCCGCCGAGCGACTGGGCTGCAATGCCGGTGCCTGATTGGCTTGACTATGAGATGTGGCTTGGTCCGGCGCCTTGGGCCCCCTATCACAAGGACCGCTGTCTCTACACGTTCCGATTTCTGGAGGACTATTCCGGCGGCCAGACGACCAACCTGGGCGCACACGGCATTGACGTCGTCCAATGGGCCAACGGCACAGACGAGACGGGCCCCGTCGAGGTCGAGGACCTCGGCGCCGAGTTCCCCAGCGACGGCCTGTTCACCACCGCCACCAAGGTGAACTTCCGAGCCCGCTATGCCAACGGCGCCGAGTTGGTCTGCCGAACCCAGAAGGACGAGATCTACCGCTTCGAGGGAACCGAGGGCTGGATCCAGGTGCCGGTCTATTCGGACGAGATCACCTGCCATCCCGAATCGCTGAAGACCACGGTCATCGGCCCGGATGAGATTCATCTCTATGTGAGCAACGATCACCACCGCAACTTCGTCGATTGCATCAAGACGCGGGGCCAGACGGCCGCCCCGGTCGAGGTCGGCCATCGCTCGGTGACGATCTGCCATCTGGGCAATATCGCAATGAAGCTCAAGGGCAAATTCCAGTGGGACCCCGCGAGCGAACGCTTCACCGACAGCCAACAGGCAAATGCACTGCTCTCAAAGGCAATGCGAGGCCCGTGGCGTCTGTAG
- a CDS encoding LamG domain-containing protein, which yields MDRNHLCACSTLLVSIVLAWNTPLAQADEPVTLDTDPNLAAWWKFDETSGTTAADASKHGRNAALKGELSFDKNSAAGRTGGAVRLDAGEGHLEATRYKGVGGTQPRTLAAWIKTVATTGEIVSWGTNDFGRMWTFGFVRGRIGVTPHGGYLYMNAETHDDQWHHVTVVVGQAESPNLHDDVTLYLDGEVAVIHDIGLLDLWPIDTGDELDVRIGRNFKGLIDDLRIYNRALSEEEILALFKLESNRPLTPSR from the coding sequence ATGGATCGCAACCATCTCTGCGCGTGTTCGACCCTTTTGGTGAGCATTGTCCTGGCGTGGAATACCCCACTCGCTCAGGCGGACGAGCCGGTTACCCTCGACACCGATCCCAATCTCGCCGCGTGGTGGAAGTTCGACGAGACCTCCGGAACAACGGCGGCCGATGCCTCGAAGCATGGACGAAACGCCGCACTCAAAGGCGAGTTGTCCTTCGACAAGAATTCGGCCGCCGGACGGACGGGCGGAGCGGTTCGCCTTGATGCCGGAGAAGGCCATCTTGAGGCGACCAGGTACAAGGGCGTCGGTGGAACCCAGCCTCGGACGCTCGCGGCCTGGATCAAGACTGTGGCAACCACGGGAGAGATCGTCTCGTGGGGGACCAACGACTTCGGCAGGATGTGGACGTTTGGCTTCGTTCGCGGTCGCATCGGCGTCACACCCCACGGCGGATACCTGTACATGAACGCCGAGACGCACGACGACCAATGGCATCACGTCACCGTGGTGGTCGGGCAGGCGGAATCGCCCAATTTGCACGATGATGTGACGCTCTATCTGGACGGAGAGGTGGCCGTCATCCACGACATCGGTCTCCTGGACCTCTGGCCGATCGACACGGGCGACGAGCTCGACGTCCGAATCGGGCGGAACTTCAAGGGCCTCATCGACGATCTTCGCATCTACAATCGTGCGCTCTCTGAAGAGGAGATTCTCGCCCTGTTCAAACTGGAGAGCAACCGCCCATTGACCCCATCTCGATAA
- a CDS encoding aldo/keto reductase: MKDERRTRREFMRDTATTAAGIAVGMGIAKAAGSAPETSKILSYDPDMEYRRLGKTNIMVSAVGLGGHARSNDKERTEIISRCLDKGINYIDACWDNEVKRDAKALKGRRDKVYLALSHGAKEVRNEDFRTSKKLLESLDELLRDSNQEYTDLWRITCLEPGGRHSFNTACEIVDALEKAKKQGKTRFIGFSSHDRRWIQFMIEYFPQIEVVCFPFTTMTKKAPQDSLFDALKQRDVGAFGIKPFAAASLFAGDAEQDNRRGRLALRYILHSNTVIPIPGVNRMEEVDNVIKAVSERRQLDVQENAELESVGREAFARLPQQYQWLKNWQYV; this comes from the coding sequence ATGAAGGACGAACGACGGACACGACGCGAATTCATGCGCGACACGGCAACCACCGCAGCGGGCATCGCGGTCGGTATGGGTATAGCGAAAGCGGCCGGAAGCGCCCCAGAGACGTCGAAGATCCTCAGCTACGATCCCGACATGGAGTACCGGCGGCTCGGCAAGACAAATATCATGGTCTCGGCCGTCGGCCTGGGAGGCCACGCACGCAGCAACGACAAGGAGCGGACCGAGATCATCAGCCGCTGCCTGGACAAGGGCATCAACTACATCGACGCCTGCTGGGACAACGAGGTCAAGCGCGACGCCAAAGCGCTGAAGGGACGGCGGGACAAGGTCTATCTGGCCCTGTCGCACGGCGCCAAGGAAGTGCGCAACGAGGATTTCCGCACCTCGAAGAAGCTGCTGGAATCACTCGACGAGCTGCTGCGGGACTCGAATCAGGAATACACCGATCTGTGGCGGATCACCTGCCTGGAGCCGGGCGGACGGCACTCGTTCAATACCGCCTGTGAGATCGTCGACGCGCTGGAGAAGGCCAAAAAGCAGGGCAAAACCCGTTTCATCGGCTTCTCTTCCCACGACCGCCGATGGATTCAATTCATGATCGAGTATTTCCCGCAGATCGAAGTGGTCTGCTTCCCGTTCACCACAATGACCAAGAAAGCCCCGCAGGACAGTCTGTTCGACGCCTTGAAGCAGCGTGACGTTGGCGCCTTCGGAATCAAACCGTTCGCGGCCGCGTCGCTGTTCGCCGGTGACGCCGAGCAGGACAACCGTCGCGGTCGTCTGGCGTTGCGTTACATCCTCCACAGCAACACCGTGATTCCCATCCCCGGCGTGAACCGCATGGAAGAGGTGGACAACGTCATCAAGGCCGTATCGGAACGCCGCCAGTTGGACGTCCAGGAGAACGCGGAGCTGGAGAGCGTCGGCCGAGAGGCATTCGCCAGACTGCCGCAACAGTATCAGTGGCTCAAGAACTGGCAGTACGTCTGA
- a CDS encoding Fur family transcriptional regulator, producing MNGKAKGNHDRQTKQTLDAFQTRCHEAGLKVTPQRVAVYQTLVETDEHPSAEMVFRRVRRTYPNISLDTVNRTLLTLSEIGVAFIVEGSGDAKRFDANLGDHQHFRCVKCRRIVDFHHEPFDRIAVPESLTGGFTVLRTTVCVEGVCDRCRANES from the coding sequence GTGAACGGGAAGGCAAAGGGCAATCACGATAGGCAAACGAAGCAGACGCTGGATGCGTTTCAGACCCGGTGTCACGAGGCGGGGCTGAAGGTCACACCCCAGCGGGTCGCCGTCTACCAGACGCTCGTGGAGACGGACGAGCACCCTTCGGCCGAGATGGTCTTCCGTCGCGTGCGTCGGACCTACCCCAACATCTCGCTCGACACGGTCAACCGGACGCTCCTGACGCTCAGCGAGATCGGCGTCGCCTTCATCGTTGAAGGATCGGGGGACGCCAAGCGATTCGACGCGAATCTGGGCGATCATCAGCATTTCAGATGCGTCAAATGCCGGAGAATTGTGGATTTTCACCATGAACCGTTCGACCGAATCGCCGTACCGGAGAGTCTGACGGGCGGATTCACTGTATTGAGAACGACCGTGTGCGTCGAAGGCGTATGCGACCGATGTCGCGCCAACGAATCGTGA
- the rbr gene encoding rubrerythrin: protein MSLKGTETEKNLLTAFAGESQARNRYSYYASKAKKDGYEQIAAIFEETANQEKEHAKRLFKFLEGGEVEIQAAFPAGVIGTTLENLKEAAAGEHYETTEMYPGFAKIAEKEGFVEIAAVFQKIAVAEKRHEDRYVKLAKNIADSAVFKRPAPVRWVCRNCGYVHEDTDALKMCPACAHSQAHFEIEATNY from the coding sequence ATGAGTCTGAAAGGCACCGAGACGGAAAAGAACCTGCTGACGGCCTTTGCGGGTGAATCGCAGGCGCGCAATCGCTACAGTTACTACGCCAGCAAGGCCAAGAAGGACGGCTACGAGCAGATCGCGGCCATCTTCGAGGAGACGGCCAACCAGGAGAAGGAACACGCCAAGCGTCTTTTCAAGTTCCTCGAAGGTGGCGAGGTCGAGATCCAGGCCGCATTTCCGGCCGGTGTCATCGGAACGACCCTGGAGAACCTCAAAGAGGCCGCGGCCGGCGAGCACTACGAGACCACGGAGATGTACCCCGGCTTTGCCAAGATCGCCGAGAAAGAAGGCTTTGTGGAGATCGCCGCCGTCTTCCAGAAAATCGCCGTGGCCGAGAAACGGCATGAGGACCGGTACGTCAAACTGGCCAAGAACATCGCCGACAGCGCCGTCTTCAAACGTCCTGCGCCGGTCCGCTGGGTGTGTCGAAACTGCGGCTACGTTCACGAGGACACCGATGCGCTGAAGATGTGTCCGGCTTGTGCCCATTCTCAGGCCCATTTCGAGATCGAGGCGACCAACTATTGA
- the tpx gene encoding thiol peroxidase encodes MQERTGLVTSKGNPVTLLGPEVKVGQPAPDVELTANDLSTVKLSSFKGKVCIIASVPSLETSVCDTETRRFNEAASKMGDDVAVLAVSMDLPFAQARWCGAAGVKNVQTLSDHRDAAFGASYGVLIKGLRLLARAVFVVDRQGVVRYTELVKEVGSEPDYEAALAAAGQLL; translated from the coding sequence ATGCAAGAGCGAACAGGTTTGGTGACCTCGAAAGGCAACCCGGTCACCCTTCTGGGGCCGGAGGTCAAGGTCGGCCAGCCGGCACCGGACGTAGAGTTGACGGCTAACGATCTCTCGACGGTTAAGCTGTCGAGCTTCAAAGGCAAGGTCTGCATCATCGCGTCGGTGCCGTCGCTGGAAACGTCTGTCTGCGACACGGAAACCCGCCGATTCAACGAGGCCGCCTCCAAGATGGGTGACGATGTCGCCGTCCTGGCGGTCAGTATGGACCTGCCGTTCGCACAGGCCCGCTGGTGTGGAGCCGCCGGGGTCAAAAACGTCCAGACGCTGTCGGACCATCGCGACGCCGCGTTCGGCGCCTCCTATGGCGTGCTCATCAAGGGCCTGCGACTTCTGGCCCGGGCGGTGTTCGTAGTGGACAGACAGGGCGTGGTCCGGTATACGGAACTGGTCAAGGAGGTCGGCAGCGAACCGGACTACGAGGCGGCGCTGGCCGCCGCCGGGCAACTGCTATAA
- a CDS encoding FprA family A-type flavoprotein codes for MKQIRPNVYSVGAIDWDRRLFDELIPLPEGTTYNAYVVKGSEKVALLDTVDPTKSETLMGNLVSLGIDRIDYVVAHHAEQDHSGTIPEILMLYPGAKVVTNAKCRAMLIDLLHIEADQFLVVEENATLPLGGKTLRFIYTPWVHWPETMCTYLEEDKVLFSCDFFGAHLAESSLFVADEPLVYEAAKRYYAEIMMPFRPTIRKNLDKVDALDIEIIAPSHGPIYDNPRFIVDAYKDWVGDDVKNEVVLAYVSMHESTQKMAEHLIDALIDRGIVVRPFNLTHTDLGKLAIALVDAATVVLGSPTVLTGAHPKAAYAALVANALRPKTRFASIIGSFGWAGKMTEQLAGLISNLKVELIPPVVAKGHPSDEDFLALDKLADEILSRHKAIGIAR; via the coding sequence ATGAAACAGATCAGACCCAACGTGTATTCGGTCGGGGCGATCGATTGGGACCGCAGGCTCTTTGACGAGCTGATCCCTTTGCCGGAGGGAACGACATACAACGCCTACGTCGTCAAAGGCAGCGAGAAGGTGGCGTTGTTGGATACGGTCGATCCGACCAAGAGCGAAACGCTGATGGGCAACCTGGTCTCGCTGGGCATCGACAGGATCGACTACGTCGTCGCCCACCACGCCGAACAGGACCACTCCGGGACGATCCCGGAGATCCTGATGCTCTATCCCGGCGCGAAGGTGGTCACCAACGCCAAGTGCCGCGCGATGCTCATCGACCTTCTCCACATCGAAGCCGATCAGTTCCTCGTCGTCGAAGAGAACGCGACCCTGCCCCTGGGCGGCAAGACCCTTCGTTTCATCTACACCCCGTGGGTCCACTGGCCCGAGACGATGTGCACCTACCTGGAGGAGGACAAGGTCCTGTTCTCGTGCGACTTTTTCGGTGCGCATCTGGCCGAGAGCAGTCTGTTCGTGGCCGACGAGCCGCTCGTCTACGAGGCCGCCAAGCGGTATTACGCCGAGATCATGATGCCCTTCCGCCCGACCATCCGGAAGAACCTCGACAAGGTCGATGCGCTCGACATCGAGATCATCGCCCCCAGCCACGGGCCCATCTATGACAACCCCCGGTTCATCGTGGACGCCTACAAGGACTGGGTCGGCGACGACGTCAAGAACGAGGTGGTCCTGGCCTACGTGTCGATGCACGAGAGCACGCAGAAGATGGCCGAACACCTGATCGATGCATTGATCGACCGCGGCATCGTCGTCCGACCGTTCAATCTGACGCATACGGACCTGGGCAAGCTGGCCATCGCGCTGGTCGACGCCGCGACGGTCGTGCTCGGCAGCCCCACCGTTCTGACGGGCGCCCACCCGAAGGCGGCTTACGCTGCTCTCGTGGCCAACGCACTGCGGCCCAAGACGCGGTTCGCCTCGATCATCGGGTCGTTCGGCTGGGCCGGCAAGATGACCGAACAGCTCGCGGGCCTGATCTCGAATCTCAAGGTCGAACTGATTCCTCCGGTCGTGGCCAAGGGGCATCCGAGCGATGAGGATTTCCTCGCACTGGATAAGCTGGCCGACGAGATTCTGAGTCGGCACAAGGCGATCGGCATCGCCAGGTGA
- a CDS encoding ferritin, with amino-acid sequence MMSKKMEKALNEQINAEAYSAYLYLAMAAYFEAENLPGMANWMRIQTQEETAHALKFFDFVNERRGRVVLKAIDQPQKEWKSPLAAFEAAFAHEQLVTGRIDDLVNLAIQAKDHATAAFLQWFVDEQVEEESSVDRIVQMLKMAEKAPGAMFMIDRDLGQRTFTPPAE; translated from the coding sequence ATGATGAGCAAGAAGATGGAAAAAGCACTCAACGAGCAGATCAATGCGGAGGCTTATTCGGCCTACCTGTATCTGGCGATGGCCGCCTATTTCGAGGCGGAGAACCTGCCCGGCATGGCGAACTGGATGCGCATCCAGACCCAGGAGGAGACCGCCCACGCCCTGAAGTTCTTCGATTTCGTCAACGAGCGTCGCGGCCGGGTCGTCCTGAAGGCCATCGACCAGCCTCAGAAGGAGTGGAAGTCCCCGCTGGCGGCCTTCGAAGCGGCCTTCGCGCACGAGCAGTTGGTCACCGGGCGAATCGACGACCTGGTCAACCTGGCGATCCAGGCGAAGGACCATGCCACCGCCGCCTTCCTTCAATGGTTCGTCGACGAGCAGGTCGAGGAGGAGAGCTCGGTTGACAGGATCGTCCAGATGCTTAAGATGGCCGAGAAGGCCCCCGGCGCGATGTTCATGATCGACCGCGATCTGGGCCAGCGAACGTTCACACCACCGGCAGAGTAA
- a CDS encoding ferritin family protein, translated as MSVTFNANEVFEMAEQIERNGAKFYREAATNTAARDMKDMFLNMAAMEDGHLKTFEAMRKELAAQEKAETVFDPYNEATLYLQTMADSKGSEGLKSPTEKLTGNESAQELLEIAIGAEKNSVLFYVGLKDLVSAQAGRDKVEAIIREEVRHVADLRKQLIALNERK; from the coding sequence ATGAGCGTGACATTCAACGCGAATGAAGTTTTCGAGATGGCCGAACAGATCGAGCGGAACGGCGCCAAGTTCTATCGCGAGGCGGCCACCAACACGGCCGCCCGCGACATGAAAGACATGTTCCTGAACATGGCCGCGATGGAAGATGGACACCTCAAGACCTTCGAGGCCATGAGGAAGGAACTGGCGGCCCAGGAAAAGGCCGAGACCGTCTTCGATCCCTACAATGAGGCCACGCTGTATCTCCAGACGATGGCCGACAGCAAGGGCAGCGAGGGGCTCAAGAGCCCCACGGAGAAGCTGACGGGCAATGAGTCGGCCCAGGAACTGCTGGAGATCGCCATCGGCGCCGAGAAGAACTCAGTGCTGTTCTACGTGGGACTGAAGGACCTGGTCAGCGCCCAGGCCGGCCGGGACAAAGTCGAGGCCATCATCCGGGAAGAAGTCCGGCACGTGGCCGACCTGAGAAAACAACTGATCGCGTTGAATGAAAGGAAATAG
- the rd gene encoding rubredoxin, which yields MKYECILCGYIYDPAVGDPDNGIKPGTAFADLPDDWVCPECGAGKDQFEPA from the coding sequence ATGAAGTACGAGTGCATCCTCTGCGGCTACATCTACGATCCGGCCGTTGGCGATCCCGACAACGGAATCAAGCCGGGGACCGCATTTGCCGACCTGCCGGATGACTGGGTCTGCCCGGAATGCGGGGCCGGCAAGGACCAGTTCGAGCCGGCCTGA